The region CAGCTTGAACCTTTCGCCATCGACGACGCGGCCGCAGCCCGCGCACTCCAGCTTCAGATCGAGACCGGAGCGGACGACGGTGAACTCCGACGATCCGCACGGGTGCGGTTTTTTCATTATTACCCTGTCGCCGACGCGAATAAGCATTCCGAACGCTCCTCTCGGTTTATTTTACCATAAACGGAAGCAATATAAAAGTGTTT is a window of Clostridia bacterium DNA encoding:
- a CDS encoding DUF951 domain-containing protein; amino-acid sequence: MLIRVGDRVIMKKPHPCGSSEFTVVRSGLDLKLECAGCGRVVDGERFKLERKIKRVESVSEDV